CCATGCGGCTGGCGCGGCCGACCACCCTGGTGGACATCAACGCGGTCACCGGGCTCGACGCGCTGCGGGCGGTCGGCGACCGGCTCGAGGTCGGCGCTACCGTCCGCCAGCGTCGAGTTGAGCACGCGCTGGAGTCCGCTCAGGTGCCGCTGCTGCGGCTCGCGCTGCCCTGGGTGGGGCACCGCGAACTGCGCAGCCGCGGCACGGTGTGTGGGAGCCTGGCGCACGCCGATCCGGCCGCCGAGCTGCCGGCAGTCGCCTGCTGCCTGGACGCCGAGCTGAGACTGGCGGGTCCCGACGGGGAACGCACCGTGCGAGCTCGGGAGTTCTACGCCGGGGCGATGACGACCGCGCTGCGCCCGGAGGACGTCCTGGTCGCGGTCTCGTTCCCCGTAGCCGGGCCGCGCGAGGGCTTCGGGTTCGCCGAGATCGCGCGCCGGCACGGTGACTTCGCGTTGGCCGGAGTCGCGGCACACGTCCGCGCCGACGACGCCGGCGACGTGTCCGCCGCGACGATGACGGCCTTCGGTGTCTCCGACCGGCCCGTCACCCGGGACGTGACCGGTCTGGTCCGCGCGACCGGTGGCGACCGGTCCGAGCTGGTCGGTGCGCTCGACGACGTGGTGCGCGAGCTCGTCGACACCGACGGTGACGCGCACGCGTCGAACGGCTACCGGCGGCGCCTCCTGCGCGCGCTGGCAGCCCGGGAAGTGGCCAAGGCGCACCGCCGCGCGGTGCGCGGCACAGCGGAGGTGGGAGCATGACGAGCATCGAAGAGCCCGTGCAGAAGGGCCTTCGGCCGGTGCGGGCGGAAGCCGACGACACCGTCGAGGTGAGGTTCACGGTCAACGGCACACCCGTGGTGCTGGACCTTCCCGCTCGTGTCACGCTGGCGGACGCCCTGCGCGACCACTTGGGGCTGACCGGGACCCACGTCGGGTGCGAACACGGGGTCTGCGGCATGTGCACCGTGCTGGTCGACGGCGAAGCCGCCCGCGCTTGCCTGCTGTTCGCCTGCCAGCTCGACGGCGCGGAGGTCGTCACCGTCGAGGGGCTCGGGCGTCCGGACGACCTGCACCCGCTGCAGGAGTCCTTCGGCCGGAACCACGCCCTCCAGTGCGGTTTCTGCACCCCGGGTTTCCTGCTGAGCGCCTACGACCTGCTGAACAACGAGCCCGAGGTCACCGACGAGGAGCTCCCGGCGGAACTGTCCGGCGTGATCTGCCGCTGCACCGGGTACCGGAACATCCTGACCGCCGTTTCCGAGACCCGCGCCGCGTACCCCGAGGGGATCCCGGAACCGGGCAACTGCGCGCGGCGGACGTTGGTCGGCCGCTCCGGTGGACGGTCGGCGACGGTCGCCGAGGAGCACGCAGAACCGTCGGACGAACCCGCCAGGACCGTGGAGATCGTGCTCCCGGAGGGAGAGCCGACGATCGCGGTGCAGGTGGACACCGCCCTGGACGTGCCGTTCGACGAGGTG
This region of Saccharopolyspora hordei genomic DNA includes:
- a CDS encoding FAD binding domain-containing protein, with product MKAAPFAYARPAALSDAVAELVNADGGGKVIAGGQSLVPVLAMRLARPTTLVDINAVTGLDALRAVGDRLEVGATVRQRRVEHALESAQVPLLRLALPWVGHRELRSRGTVCGSLAHADPAAELPAVACCLDAELRLAGPDGERTVRAREFYAGAMTTALRPEDVLVAVSFPVAGPREGFGFAEIARRHGDFALAGVAAHVRADDAGDVSAATMTAFGVSDRPVTRDVTGLVRATGGDRSELVGALDDVVRELVDTDGDAHASNGYRRRLLRALAAREVAKAHRRAVRGTAEVGA
- a CDS encoding xanthine dehydrogenase family Fe-S subunit; its protein translation is MTSIEEPVQKGLRPVRAEADDTVEVRFTVNGTPVVLDLPARVTLADALRDHLGLTGTHVGCEHGVCGMCTVLVDGEAARACLLFACQLDGAEVVTVEGLGRPDDLHPLQESFGRNHALQCGFCTPGFLLSAYDLLNNEPEVTDEELPAELSGVICRCTGYRNILTAVSETRAAYPEGIPEPGNCARRTLVGRSGGRSATVAEEHAEPSDEPARTVEIVLPEGEPTIAVQVDTALDVPFDEVWRVLADVHVLAGCLPGAELTEELGEQLYAGRAQVAVGPIKLSFHGIARVLEQDRETGTIRVLAEGQDTGGARTQADITLRASATAAGTDLRADAAVYLTGRIAQFGRALAGDISRRMFEQFAESVRQVATTGEAPQQSHAAPSAFRMVVATLVDRIKRIGRRRGGE